A stretch of Shinella zoogloeoides DNA encodes these proteins:
- a CDS encoding calcium:proton antiporter — MLSSILKERFLFIGLGAAILAYATEHSLLDMGRLPVLLAAFALVVTIILVSTRIAHHAEILASKVGDPYGTMILTLSAVLVEVVILAIMMQSETSPTLVRDTIYAAVMLDINGILGLAAFLGGIRHGEQPYNDDSGKTYGVMILTAMGISMVVPEFVPRESWHLYSAFTIGAMITLYAVFLRMQVGAHSYFFSYAYPRAERKEGLPSKAPDENEPTAFSIAVIVVGVVLIGALAEVMSVLLGAGLKGSGAPPALMAVVVAAISAAPEILTALRAALANRMQSVVNIAMGASLSTVILTVPVMEAIALYTGQPFVMAMSPTQTVMVAITLIAAAINLNDGETNAIEGMTHFILFATFIMLTLIGL, encoded by the coding sequence ATGCTCTCCAGCATCCTGAAGGAACGCTTCCTGTTCATCGGCCTCGGCGCCGCGATCCTTGCCTATGCAACGGAGCACAGCCTGCTGGACATGGGGCGCCTGCCGGTTCTGCTCGCAGCCTTCGCGCTCGTCGTCACGATCATCCTCGTTTCCACCCGCATCGCCCACCATGCGGAAATCCTCGCCTCCAAGGTCGGCGACCCTTACGGCACGATGATCCTGACGCTTTCGGCGGTGCTGGTGGAGGTCGTGATCCTTGCGATCATGATGCAGAGCGAGACGTCGCCGACGCTGGTGCGCGACACGATCTACGCCGCCGTGATGCTCGATATCAACGGCATCCTGGGCCTCGCTGCTTTCCTCGGCGGCATCCGCCACGGCGAGCAGCCCTATAACGACGATTCCGGCAAGACCTATGGCGTGATGATCCTGACGGCCATGGGCATTTCCATGGTCGTGCCGGAATTCGTGCCGCGCGAAAGCTGGCATCTCTATTCCGCCTTCACCATCGGCGCGATGATCACCCTTTACGCCGTGTTCCTGCGCATGCAGGTGGGCGCGCACAGCTATTTCTTCAGCTACGCCTATCCGCGCGCCGAACGGAAGGAAGGCCTGCCGAGCAAGGCCCCGGACGAAAACGAGCCGACCGCATTCTCCATCGCCGTGATCGTCGTCGGCGTGGTGCTGATCGGCGCGCTCGCGGAAGTCATGTCCGTCCTGCTCGGCGCGGGCCTCAAGGGCTCCGGCGCACCGCCGGCACTGATGGCCGTGGTGGTCGCCGCGATCTCCGCCGCGCCGGAAATCCTGACGGCATTGCGCGCCGCGCTCGCCAACCGCATGCAGTCGGTCGTCAACATCGCCATGGGCGCATCGCTCTCGACGGTCATCCTCACGGTGCCCGTCATGGAGGCGATCGCGCTCTATACCGGCCAGCCCTTCGTGATGGCCATGTCGCCGACACAGACCGTGATGGTCGCCATCACACTGATCGCCGCCGCCATAAACCTCAACGACGGCGAGACGAACGCCATCGAGGGGATGACGCACTTCATCCTCTTCGCCACCTTCATCATGCTGACATTGATCGGGCTTTAG
- a CDS encoding MarR family winged helix-turn-helix transcriptional regulator, whose protein sequence is MPDRNGAHELHEDAMTGDGRIDFEIIEGLFFAYRDFISDPDAILEKSGFGRAHHRVVHFVNREPGMTVADLLDTLKITKQSLARVLKQLIDSGYIQQVAGPEDRRQRKLYPTRAGRALALALAEPQSRRIARAFEEMDAGDRRTVIRFLTGMQNAKSE, encoded by the coding sequence ATGCCGGACAGGAACGGCGCGCACGAGCTGCACGAGGACGCCATGACGGGCGACGGGCGCATCGACTTCGAGATCATCGAGGGCCTGTTCTTCGCCTATCGCGACTTCATTTCCGATCCGGACGCCATCCTCGAGAAGAGCGGCTTCGGCCGCGCCCATCACCGGGTCGTGCACTTCGTCAACCGCGAACCCGGCATGACCGTCGCCGACCTGCTCGACACGCTGAAGATCACCAAGCAGAGCCTGGCGCGCGTCTTGAAGCAGCTCATCGATTCCGGCTATATCCAGCAGGTCGCCGGCCCGGAGGATCGCCGCCAGCGCAAGCTCTACCCGACGCGCGCCGGGCGGGCGCTGGCCCTTGCGCTCGCCGAGCCGCAATCCCGCCGCATCGCCCGTGCATTCGAGGAGATGGACGCGGGCGACCGGCGGACGGTGATCCGCTTCCTCACCGGCATGCAGAACGCCAAGAGCGAATGA
- a CDS encoding pyridoxal phosphate-dependent aminotransferase, translated as MAFLADALSRVKPSATIAVSQKARELKAKGRDVIGLGAGEPDFDTPDNIKQAAIEAINRGETKYTPVAGIPELREAIVKKFKRENNLDYTAAQTIVGTGGKQILFNAFMATMNPGDEVVIPTPYWVSYPEMVSLCGGSPVFVATTQENKFKLKAEDLEKAITPKTKWFIFNSPSNPSGAAYSHDELKALTDVLMRHPHVWVLTDDMYEHLTYGDFKFATPVEVEPGLYDRTLTMNGVSKAYAMTGWRIGYAAGPLNLIKAMDMIQGQQTSGACSIAQWAAVEALNGTQDFIPENKKIFEGRRDLVVSMLNQAKGIECPSPEGAFYVYPSCKGLIGKTAPSGKVIETDEDFVSELLEAEGVAVVHGSAFGLGPNFRISYATSEAQLEEACKRIQRFCAACK; from the coding sequence ATGGCCTTTCTTGCCGACGCCCTTTCCCGTGTGAAGCCTTCCGCCACCATCGCCGTTTCCCAGAAAGCGCGCGAGCTGAAAGCGAAAGGCCGCGATGTCATCGGGCTTGGCGCAGGCGAGCCGGACTTCGACACGCCGGACAATATCAAGCAGGCCGCTATCGAGGCGATCAACCGCGGCGAGACGAAGTACACGCCGGTCGCCGGTATTCCGGAACTGCGCGAGGCCATCGTCAAGAAGTTCAAGCGCGAGAACAACCTCGACTACACCGCCGCGCAGACGATCGTCGGCACGGGCGGAAAGCAGATTCTTTTCAACGCCTTCATGGCGACGATGAATCCGGGCGATGAAGTCGTTATCCCGACACCTTACTGGGTCTCCTATCCGGAAATGGTGTCGCTGTGCGGCGGTTCGCCGGTCTTCGTCGCCACGACCCAGGAAAACAAGTTCAAGCTGAAGGCGGAAGACCTGGAAAAGGCGATCACGCCCAAGACCAAGTGGTTCATCTTCAACTCGCCGTCCAATCCCTCGGGCGCGGCCTACAGCCATGATGAGCTGAAGGCGCTGACGGACGTGTTGATGCGCCACCCGCATGTCTGGGTCCTGACCGACGACATGTACGAGCACCTGACCTACGGCGACTTCAAGTTCGCGACCCCGGTCGAGGTCGAGCCGGGCCTCTACGACCGCACGCTCACCATGAACGGCGTTTCCAAGGCCTATGCGATGACCGGCTGGCGTATCGGCTATGCGGCCGGCCCGCTGAACCTCATCAAGGCCATGGACATGATCCAGGGCCAGCAGACGTCCGGCGCGTGCTCGATCGCCCAGTGGGCAGCCGTCGAGGCGCTGAACGGCACACAGGACTTCATCCCGGAAAACAAGAAGATCTTCGAAGGCCGTCGTGACCTCGTCGTCTCCATGCTCAACCAGGCCAAGGGCATCGAGTGCCCGTCGCCGGAAGGTGCGTTCTACGTCTATCCGTCCTGCAAGGGCCTGATCGGCAAGACCGCCCCGTCGGGCAAGGTCATCGAGACGGATGAGGACTTCGTGTCGGAACTGCTGGAAGCCGAGGGCGTCGCCGTCGTGCACGGTTCGGCCTTCGGCCTCGGCCCGAACTTCCGCATCTCCTACGCCACCTCGGAAGCCCAGCTCGAGGAAGCCTGCAAGCGCATCCAGCGCTTCTGCGCCGCCTGCAAGTAA
- a CDS encoding PQQ-dependent sugar dehydrogenase yields MRRKTGSGKELIGGMALALLAGWSLLPLPAHAETREFPSKKAPLTVETLASGLQQPWSVEVLPEGGYLVSEKAGTLRLVRGGKISAPIGGVPAVATDGQGGLLDIALAPDFAESRTLYLTYSARGDGGAGTAVARARLSDDGTRLEDLTRIFLMSRLTPKGQHFGSRIAIARDGSLFFGIGDRGEGSRAQDPRDHAGAILHINPDGTPHKDNPFLGTSAGLAEIWSKGHRNPQGLAIDPKDGTLLTAEHGARGGDEINNPQPGRNYGWPLVSYGRHYSGAEFDLGSSAEGYEPPLYYWDPSIAPGAIAVYRGAMFPEWDGNLIVAALKYQLVARLERDEGGAIVSEERLFDGEFGRIRDVVVAPDGALLLLTDEANGALLRVSRDDTAD; encoded by the coding sequence ATGCGACGCAAGACAGGCAGCGGGAAAGAACTTATCGGCGGCATGGCCCTCGCCCTCCTTGCGGGCTGGTCGCTCCTTCCCCTTCCAGCCCACGCCGAAACCCGCGAATTCCCCAGCAAGAAGGCCCCGCTCACCGTCGAAACGCTGGCAAGCGGCCTGCAACAGCCCTGGTCCGTCGAGGTCCTGCCGGAAGGCGGCTACCTCGTTTCCGAAAAGGCCGGCACGTTGCGCCTCGTGCGCGGCGGCAAGATCTCCGCCCCCATCGGCGGCGTGCCGGCGGTCGCCACGGACGGCCAGGGCGGCCTGCTCGACATCGCACTTGCGCCGGACTTTGCCGAAAGCCGCACGCTCTACCTCACCTATAGCGCGCGCGGCGATGGCGGCGCGGGCACGGCGGTCGCCAGGGCGCGGCTTTCCGACGACGGAACGCGGCTGGAGGACCTCACCCGCATCTTCCTGATGAGCCGCCTAACGCCAAAAGGCCAGCATTTCGGCTCGCGCATCGCGATCGCCCGGGACGGCAGCCTGTTCTTCGGCATCGGCGACCGGGGCGAAGGCAGCCGCGCGCAGGACCCGCGCGACCATGCCGGCGCGATCCTGCACATCAATCCCGACGGCACCCCGCACAAGGACAATCCCTTCCTCGGCACATCGGCGGGCCTTGCGGAAATCTGGTCGAAGGGCCACCGCAACCCGCAGGGCCTTGCCATCGACCCGAAGGACGGCACGCTGCTGACGGCCGAACACGGCGCGCGCGGCGGCGACGAGATCAACAATCCGCAGCCCGGCCGCAATTACGGCTGGCCGCTCGTCTCCTACGGCCGGCACTATTCCGGCGCGGAATTCGACCTCGGCTCCTCGGCCGAGGGCTACGAGCCGCCGCTTTATTATTGGGACCCGTCCATCGCGCCGGGCGCCATCGCCGTCTATCGCGGCGCGATGTTCCCGGAATGGGACGGCAACCTCATCGTCGCCGCGCTAAAGTACCAGCTCGTCGCCCGCCTCGAACGGGACGAAGGCGGCGCGATCGTCTCCGAGGAACGGCTGTTCGACGGCGAGTTCGGCCGCATCCGCGACGTCGTCGTCGCTCCGGACGGCGCCTTGCTGCTCCTGACCGACGAGGCGAACGGCGCGCTGCTGCGCGTCTCGCGCGACGACACGGCGGACTGA
- a CDS encoding alkene reductase, producing MTSLFDPITVGDIQLRNRIVMAPLTRNRSPGAVPNTLNAAYYEQRASAGLIITEGTPITQQGQGYADVPGLYTPEALAGWKQVTEGVHRAGGKIVVQMWHVGRVSHDSLQPNGGKPVAPSAVTARSKTYLINADGSGGFAETSEPRALERNELAGIVEDYRRAARAAIDAGFDGIEIHAANGYLIDQFLRGGSNKRTDDYGGSIENRARFLFEVVDAIVAEIGAGRTAIRISPVTPANDAFDANPQPLFTHVVEGLARHDLAYVHIIEGATGGARDHQQGDTPFDYTALRAAYAAAGGKAAWMVNNGYNRELAIEAVEDGKADLVAFGKLFISNPDLVERLKNDTVMNAPDVGTFYGGGAKGYTDYPALENVA from the coding sequence ATGACCTCCCTTTTCGACCCCATCACAGTCGGCGACATCCAGCTCAGGAACCGCATCGTCATGGCGCCGCTGACGCGCAACCGCTCCCCGGGCGCTGTGCCGAACACGCTGAACGCCGCCTATTACGAGCAGCGCGCCAGCGCCGGCCTCATCATCACCGAGGGCACGCCGATCACGCAGCAGGGCCAGGGCTATGCGGATGTGCCGGGCCTTTACACGCCCGAAGCGCTCGCCGGCTGGAAGCAGGTGACGGAGGGCGTGCACAGGGCCGGCGGCAAGATCGTCGTGCAGATGTGGCATGTCGGCCGCGTCTCCCATGACAGCCTCCAGCCGAACGGCGGCAAGCCGGTCGCCCCCTCCGCCGTCACCGCCAGGTCCAAGACCTACCTCATCAATGCCGACGGCAGCGGCGGCTTCGCCGAGACATCGGAGCCGCGCGCCCTCGAGCGTAACGAGCTTGCCGGCATCGTGGAAGACTACCGCCGTGCGGCGCGCGCCGCCATCGACGCCGGTTTCGACGGCATCGAGATCCACGCCGCCAACGGCTATCTCATCGACCAGTTCCTGCGCGGCGGCAGCAACAAGCGCACGGACGATTACGGCGGTTCCATCGAGAACCGCGCCCGCTTCCTCTTCGAGGTCGTCGACGCCATCGTGGCGGAGATCGGCGCCGGCCGCACCGCCATCCGCATCTCGCCGGTAACGCCCGCCAACGACGCCTTCGATGCGAACCCGCAGCCGCTCTTCACCCATGTGGTCGAGGGCCTTGCCCGGCACGACCTCGCCTATGTCCACATCATCGAGGGGGCCACGGGCGGCGCGCGCGACCACCAGCAGGGCGACACGCCCTTCGACTATACGGCACTGCGCGCAGCCTATGCAGCCGCCGGCGGCAAGGCGGCCTGGATGGTCAACAACGGCTACAATCGGGAACTCGCCATCGAAGCCGTGGAAGACGGCAAGGCCGATCTCGTCGCTTTCGGCAAGCTTTTCATTTCCAACCCGGACCTCGTGGAGCGGCTGAAGAACGACACGGTGATGAACGCGCCGGACGTCGGCACCTTCTACGGCGGCGGCGCGAAGGGCTACACGGACTACCCGGCCCTCGAAAACGTCGCCTGA
- a CDS encoding cold-shock protein → MAETGTVKFFNTEKGFGFIKPDNGGADIFVHISAVQASGLNGLSENQKVSFDTEPDRRGKGPKAVNLQIAG, encoded by the coding sequence ATGGCCGAAACTGGCACCGTAAAATTCTTCAACACCGAGAAGGGCTTTGGCTTCATCAAGCCCGACAACGGTGGTGCGGATATCTTCGTACACATTTCCGCTGTACAGGCCTCGGGCCTGAACGGCCTTTCCGAAAACCAGAAGGTAAGCTTCGACACGGAACCTGATCGCCGCGGCAAAGGCCCGAAGGCGGTTAACCTGCAGATCGCCGGCTGA
- a CDS encoding EAL domain-containing protein — protein MSEKSIFSNLVRQPDGAFSAVYGPYLLQSALQPIFHERENGHLQIAAFKGLIRASLGDVPSSPAEFFQTIPEEERGVVDGLCRSLHILNTGALGRTNATLIVGFQAGLYGTQAAMRQEEERLRLCAHEAGMPFEAIACEIREHPDDDPDAMAQFAARLHESGFSIAIDDYTGEDSDLARLERLDPQFVTFDTAWLRGFAENSAGLALLRVVVGQFAQKGIRAVVAGIEEPDMLDLCREMGGPLMQGYLLARPELAPTTFDLSFPYEGEEDAWTPVEPLPAGLAPAAETRAARPQRQFGRRGA, from the coding sequence ATGAGTGAGAAAAGTATTTTCTCCAACCTCGTCCGCCAGCCGGACGGCGCGTTCAGCGCGGTCTACGGCCCCTATCTCCTGCAATCGGCGCTGCAACCGATCTTCCACGAGCGCGAGAACGGCCACTTGCAGATCGCCGCCTTCAAGGGCCTCATCCGCGCCAGCCTAGGGGATGTGCCTTCCTCTCCCGCGGAGTTCTTCCAGACCATACCGGAAGAGGAGCGCGGGGTCGTGGACGGCCTTTGCCGCAGTCTGCACATTCTCAACACCGGCGCGCTCGGCCGCACCAATGCCACGCTGATCGTCGGCTTCCAGGCTGGCCTCTACGGCACGCAGGCGGCGATGCGGCAGGAGGAGGAGCGGCTGCGGCTTTGCGCGCACGAGGCGGGCATGCCGTTCGAGGCTATCGCCTGCGAAATCCGCGAGCATCCCGATGACGACCCCGACGCCATGGCGCAGTTCGCGGCACGGCTGCACGAAAGCGGCTTTTCCATCGCCATAGACGACTATACGGGCGAGGACAGCGACCTTGCCCGCCTGGAGCGTCTCGATCCGCAATTCGTGACCTTCGACACGGCATGGCTGCGCGGCTTCGCAGAAAACTCCGCCGGCCTCGCCCTGCTGCGCGTCGTCGTCGGCCAGTTCGCGCAAAAGGGCATCCGCGCCGTCGTCGCCGGGATAGAGGAGCCGGACATGCTCGACCTCTGCCGCGAGATGGGCGGCCCCCTGATGCAGGGCTATCTCCTCGCCCGGCCCGAACTCGCCCCGACGACCTTCGACCTCAGCTTCCCGTATGAGGGCGAGGAGGACGCCTGGACGCCCGTCGAGCCGCTTCCGGCCGGCCTAGCGCCTGCCGCCGAAACCCGCGCCGCCCGCCCCCAGCGCCAGTTCGGCCGGCGGGGTGCCTAG
- a CDS encoding MBL fold metallo-hydrolase, producing the protein MLQAGIIPVTPFQQNCTILFDVDTKEGVVVDPGGDVEVILQTVKDNGIDLKAIWLTHGHIDHAGGAKELKEALGIDIIGPHKDDLSLLQRLEAQASMFGVPMKVSNVVPDRWLEDGDKVSFGAHEFEVYHTPGHAPGHVIYFNRSQGFAHLGDVLFQGSIGRTDLPGGDHQQLLASIRDKVFPLGDEVGFLCGHGPGGKIGEERRTNPFLRGL; encoded by the coding sequence ATGCTTCAGGCGGGCATCATTCCCGTCACCCCCTTCCAGCAGAACTGCACCATTCTCTTCGACGTGGACACCAAGGAAGGCGTGGTCGTCGATCCCGGGGGCGATGTCGAGGTGATCCTGCAGACGGTGAAGGATAACGGTATCGACCTGAAGGCGATCTGGCTGACGCACGGCCATATCGACCATGCCGGCGGGGCAAAGGAACTGAAGGAAGCGCTCGGCATCGACATCATCGGCCCGCACAAGGACGATCTCTCGCTGCTGCAACGGCTGGAGGCGCAGGCCTCGATGTTCGGCGTGCCGATGAAGGTCAGCAATGTCGTGCCCGACCGCTGGCTGGAGGATGGCGACAAGGTCTCCTTCGGCGCGCACGAATTCGAGGTCTACCACACGCCGGGCCACGCGCCGGGGCACGTGATCTATTTCAACCGCAGTCAGGGCTTCGCCCATCTCGGCGATGTGCTTTTCCAGGGATCGATCGGCCGCACGGACCTGCCGGGCGGCGACCATCAGCAGCTTCTGGCCTCGATCCGCGACAAGGTGTTTCCGCTGGGGGACGAGGTCGGCTTCCTGTGCGGCCACGGACCGGGCGGGAAGATCGGCGAGGAGCGGCGGACCAATCCGTTCCTGCGCGGGCTTTGA
- a CDS encoding Lrp/AsnC family transcriptional regulator — protein MQLDEFDRKLLAHLQKDARLTNNELSERINLSPSQCSRRRIRLEEEGIIRAYRAELDREKLDLGIVIVVTVTLSTHNRDNAVRFARLISNLPEVLEAFSLTGEMDYIIKVVVPNLKALSAFVNDVLLPHESVSHVKTAIVLDTLKETTALPL, from the coding sequence GTGCAGCTTGACGAATTCGACCGTAAACTGCTCGCGCATTTGCAGAAGGATGCGCGCCTGACGAACAACGAGCTTTCGGAGCGCATCAACCTGTCGCCCTCGCAATGCTCGCGCCGGCGCATCCGGCTGGAGGAGGAGGGCATCATCCGCGCCTACCGGGCGGAGCTGGATCGGGAGAAACTCGATCTCGGCATCGTCATCGTCGTTACCGTGACGCTTTCGACGCACAACCGCGACAATGCGGTGCGTTTCGCCCGGTTGATCTCCAACCTGCCGGAGGTACTGGAGGCATTCTCGCTGACGGGGGAGATGGACTATATCATCAAGGTGGTGGTGCCGAACCTGAAGGCGCTCTCGGCCTTCGTCAACGACGTGCTGCTGCCGCACGAATCCGTCTCCCATGTGAAAACGGCCATCGTGCTGGACACGCTGAAGGAAACCACCGCCCTGCCGCTCTGA
- a CDS encoding BA14K family protein, which produces MNKTIKAIVLSAAVAATTLTATVGVAEARDRHGWNNGGWHHRDHRRRDRNDALVGGAIGLATGMIIGGALASQPRYDDRRVYVEPDYYPEPERRVYRRPVASYEPWTQSWYDYCSRRYRSFNPDSGTFVGYDGREHFCVAG; this is translated from the coding sequence ATGAATAAAACCATCAAGGCCATCGTGCTTTCCGCTGCAGTCGCCGCCACGACGCTCACCGCAACCGTTGGCGTCGCCGAGGCGCGCGACCGCCATGGCTGGAACAATGGCGGCTGGCACCATCGCGACCATCGCCGCCGCGACCGCAACGATGCCCTCGTCGGCGGCGCCATCGGGCTTGCCACCGGCATGATCATCGGCGGCGCCCTCGCCTCCCAGCCGCGTTACGACGACCGCCGCGTCTATGTGGAGCCGGATTACTACCCGGAACCCGAGCGCCGCGTGTACCGCCGCCCGGTCGCAAGCTACGAACCGTGGACGCAGTCCTGGTACGATTACTGCTCGCGCCGCTACCGCTCGTTCAATCCGGACAGCGGCACCTTCGTCGGCTACGATGGCCGCGAGCACTTCTGCGTCGCCGGCTGA
- a CDS encoding ArsR/SmtB family transcription factor, producing MTPLDTDEILKALAHPKRLEILAWLKEPQAHFAGQEHPLEFGVCAGQIEKRCDLSQSTVSAHLATLQRAGLVSTRKVGQWVFFKRDEDRIAAFLRHINGAL from the coding sequence ATGACACCGCTCGACACCGACGAAATCCTCAAGGCCCTCGCCCATCCCAAGCGGCTGGAGATCCTCGCCTGGCTGAAGGAGCCGCAGGCGCATTTCGCCGGCCAGGAGCATCCGCTGGAATTCGGCGTATGCGCCGGCCAGATCGAAAAGCGCTGCGACCTCTCGCAGTCCACCGTTTCCGCCCATCTCGCCACCCTGCAGCGCGCCGGTCTCGTGTCGACGCGCAAGGTCGGCCAATGGGTGTTCTTCAAGCGCGACGAAGACAGGATCGCGGCCTTCCTGCGCCACATCAACGGCGCCCTCTAG
- a CDS encoding DMT family transporter: protein MTRVQANLLLLLAGAIWGAGFIAQSTAMQALGPFWFIGLRFLVATFVALPFTLWEKARATAPLRTRDVAGFVLTGLALFAGAAFQQVGLLTTTVTNSGFLTGLYVVFTPILTVLFLRRRPHWVIWPAALTACLGIFLLSGGTLTALTLGDMLTVASAALWSVQMICVGVFSGRSGRPIALSLMQFAICGILGCAAGLLFESVSLAAIQSALPEILYAGLFSSGIAFILQNIAQRYTTAPQAAIFLSSEALFAALFGVALLGETITPAGYAGCAIIFVAILAVELVPELLRGRRAGQPLEA, encoded by the coding sequence ATGACGCGCGTTCAGGCGAACCTTCTCCTGTTGCTGGCAGGCGCCATCTGGGGCGCGGGCTTCATCGCCCAGTCGACCGCGATGCAGGCGCTCGGCCCCTTCTGGTTCATCGGCCTTCGCTTCCTCGTCGCGACCTTCGTCGCCCTGCCCTTCACGCTCTGGGAGAAAGCGCGGGCGACAGCCCCGTTGCGCACGAGAGACGTCGCCGGCTTCGTCCTGACCGGCCTTGCGCTGTTTGCCGGCGCCGCCTTCCAGCAGGTCGGCCTGCTCACCACGACCGTCACCAATTCCGGCTTCCTCACCGGCCTCTATGTCGTCTTCACCCCGATCCTGACGGTGCTGTTCCTGCGCCGCCGGCCGCACTGGGTCATCTGGCCCGCCGCGCTCACCGCCTGCCTCGGCATCTTCCTGCTCTCCGGCGGCACGCTGACCGCGCTGACGCTCGGCGACATGCTGACGGTCGCCAGCGCCGCGCTGTGGTCCGTGCAGATGATCTGCGTCGGCGTCTTTTCCGGTAGGTCCGGCCGGCCGATCGCGCTGTCGCTCATGCAGTTCGCCATCTGCGGCATTCTCGGCTGCGCCGCCGGCCTTCTCTTCGAATCCGTCAGCCTGGCCGCCATCCAGTCGGCGCTGCCGGAAATCCTCTATGCCGGCCTCTTCTCGAGCGGCATCGCCTTCATCCTCCAGAACATCGCCCAGCGCTATACGACCGCGCCGCAGGCGGCCATCTTCCTCTCCAGCGAGGCCCTGTTCGCCGCCCTCTTCGGCGTGGCGCTGCTCGGCGAGACCATCACGCCCGCCGGCTATGCCGGCTGCGCCATCATCTTCGTCGCGATCCTCGCGGTGGAACTGGTGCCGGAACTGCTGCGCGGCCGGCGCGCGGGCCAGCCCCTGGAGGCATGA
- the hppD gene encoding 4-hydroxyphenylpyruvate dioxygenase: MGPFPHDAPPAVITADNPAGTDGFEFVEFAHPEPQKLEDLFTRMGYSKVATHRTKAISVWRQGDINYIVNAEPGSHAMKFTDVHGPCAASMAWRVVDAQHAFAHAVSKGATPYEGDDKALDVPAIVGIGGSLLYFVDKYGAKGSAYDAEFEWTGARDPKPEGVGFYYLDHLTHNVYRGNMDKWWDFYRELFGFSQIHFFDIDGRITGLVSRAITSPCGKIRIPLNESKDETSQIVEYLKKYNGEGIQHIAVGTDGIYDATDKLAGNGVKFMPGPPDNYYDRSYVRVVGHEEPVERMKKHGILIDGEGVVDGGMTKILLQIFSKTVIGPIFFEFIQRKGDEGFGEGNFRALFESIEEDQIRRGVIAAE, encoded by the coding sequence ATGGGCCCTTTCCCGCATGACGCACCGCCAGCCGTGATCACCGCCGACAACCCGGCCGGCACGGACGGCTTCGAATTCGTCGAGTTCGCCCATCCCGAGCCGCAGAAGCTGGAAGACCTCTTCACCCGCATGGGCTACAGCAAGGTCGCCACGCACCGCACCAAGGCGATCTCCGTCTGGCGGCAGGGCGACATCAACTATATCGTCAATGCCGAGCCGGGTTCGCACGCCATGAAGTTCACGGATGTGCACGGCCCCTGCGCCGCCTCCATGGCCTGGCGCGTGGTCGATGCGCAGCATGCCTTCGCCCATGCCGTCTCCAAGGGCGCGACGCCTTATGAAGGCGACGACAAGGCGCTCGACGTACCGGCCATCGTCGGCATCGGCGGCTCCCTGCTCTATTTCGTCGACAAGTATGGCGCCAAGGGTTCGGCCTATGACGCGGAATTCGAATGGACGGGCGCGCGCGATCCGAAGCCCGAGGGTGTCGGCTTCTACTATCTCGACCACCTGACCCACAATGTCTATCGCGGCAACATGGACAAGTGGTGGGACTTCTATCGCGAACTCTTCGGCTTCAGCCAGATCCACTTCTTCGACATCGACGGCCGCATCACCGGCCTCGTCTCGCGCGCCATCACCTCGCCCTGCGGCAAGATCCGCATTCCGCTGAACGAATCCAAGGACGAGACGAGCCAGATCGTCGAATACCTGAAGAAGTACAACGGCGAAGGCATCCAGCACATCGCCGTCGGCACGGACGGCATCTACGACGCGACCGACAAGCTGGCCGGCAACGGCGTGAAGTTCATGCCCGGCCCGCCGGATAACTACTACGACCGCTCCTATGTGCGCGTGGTCGGCCATGAGGAGCCGGTCGAGCGCATGAAGAAGCATGGCATCCTCATCGACGGCGAAGGCGTCGTCGATGGCGGCATGACGAAGATCCTGCTCCAGATCTTCTCGAAGACCGTGATCGGCCCGATCTTCTTCGAATTCATCCAGCGCAAGGGCGACGAGGGCTTCGGCGAGGGCAATTTCCGGGCGCTCTTCGAGAGCATCGAGGAAGACCAGATCCGCCGCGGCGTGATCGCAGCCGAATAA